In Sphingobacterium thalpophilum, a genomic segment contains:
- a CDS encoding PQQ-binding-like beta-propeller repeat protein has product MRFPIITFFIALSCVFNVAIAQQSFKFAHVTDTHVGGATGEEDLRRTVKDLNTLKDIDFVILSGDITEFGADHELKLAKRILDSLQLPWYVIPGNHDGNWSENGANTFRTVFGGETFFFKHKGYAFIGTNSGPNMRMSPGQIPRENLVWMDSIFAANPDKQLPLIYINHYPQDSSLNNWFDALKRVKTRNVQLALCGHGHANKLYDWEGIPGVMGRSNLRANKAVGGYNIVTIADGKASYQERNPGVGMQEKPWVVVPLFNHHYENETVSYPRPSYAVNAKYANQVKVNWTFEDASDIGAGLAVYKNSVITSNTAGDIFALDLKTGKKLWAFRTGGKVYSTPAVWKGIVVAGSSDHAIYAVDARNGKLLWKVQTEKAVLGSPLLHDGVAFIGGSDGKFRALDIKTGAVKWSFDQVKGFVSTLPTYYLGNVIFGSWSNGFYALDAKTGKLSWEWNNGQANRMFSAAACNPVGVNNRVFVVAPDRFMTALDAKNGAVIWREKKDTIRVRESMGLAADHKLVYVKTMDGELLGISVAGDRMDVAWKSKLKLPYELTPSAITSNGKLVFVPSHSGLLSGVDAKTGAVAWQYKISNGMVNPVALNGRNTVIASTMDGKIVSLQF; this is encoded by the coding sequence ATGAGGTTTCCAATTATCACCTTTTTTATTGCATTATCCTGCGTTTTTAACGTTGCGATAGCACAGCAGTCCTTCAAATTTGCCCACGTAACAGACACGCATGTCGGTGGTGCAACAGGTGAGGAGGATTTGCGACGTACTGTAAAGGACCTGAATACATTGAAAGATATTGATTTCGTTATACTTTCTGGAGATATCACCGAGTTTGGTGCTGATCATGAGTTAAAGCTTGCGAAGCGAATCTTAGATAGTTTGCAGCTGCCTTGGTATGTGATTCCGGGAAATCACGATGGCAATTGGTCAGAAAATGGAGCCAATACGTTTCGAACCGTTTTTGGTGGGGAAACCTTTTTCTTTAAGCATAAAGGCTACGCATTCATTGGAACCAATTCGGGGCCAAATATGCGTATGAGCCCTGGTCAGATTCCTCGTGAAAACCTGGTTTGGATGGATTCCATTTTTGCAGCGAATCCGGATAAACAGCTTCCATTGATCTATATTAATCATTATCCACAGGATTCATCGTTAAATAACTGGTTTGACGCACTGAAAAGAGTTAAAACGCGGAATGTCCAGTTGGCGCTTTGTGGGCATGGTCATGCCAATAAATTATACGATTGGGAAGGAATTCCGGGGGTAATGGGACGGTCTAATCTGCGTGCGAATAAAGCGGTTGGAGGGTATAATATTGTGACCATCGCTGATGGCAAAGCGAGTTATCAGGAGCGTAATCCCGGTGTCGGAATGCAGGAGAAACCTTGGGTTGTTGTCCCTCTATTTAATCATCACTATGAAAATGAAACAGTAAGCTACCCGAGACCCAGTTATGCTGTGAATGCAAAATATGCAAATCAGGTTAAAGTCAATTGGACGTTTGAAGATGCCAGCGATATCGGGGCTGGACTAGCTGTTTACAAAAATAGCGTGATTACATCAAATACCGCGGGCGATATCTTTGCGCTTGATTTAAAAACTGGCAAAAAGCTATGGGCATTTCGTACAGGTGGTAAAGTTTATTCTACTCCGGCAGTGTGGAAAGGAATTGTCGTGGCGGGATCATCGGATCATGCAATTTATGCGGTAGATGCCCGTAATGGCAAGTTGTTGTGGAAGGTACAGACTGAAAAGGCGGTTTTGGGTTCACCCTTGCTACATGATGGCGTGGCTTTTATCGGTGGCTCGGATGGTAAGTTTAGAGCGCTGGACATCAAGACGGGAGCTGTAAAGTGGAGTTTTGACCAGGTCAAAGGATTTGTATCGACGCTGCCAACGTATTATTTGGGGAATGTAATTTTTGGTTCCTGGAGCAATGGATTCTATGCTTTGGATGCCAAAACGGGTAAGCTTTCGTGGGAGTGGAATAATGGACAGGCCAATCGGATGTTTTCTGCTGCGGCATGCAATCCGGTGGGGGTAAACAATCGTGTTTTTGTAGTTGCACCGGATCGTTTTATGACAGCACTGGATGCGAAGAACGGTGCGGTCATCTGGCGGGAAAAGAAAGATACCATTCGGGTGCGCGAGTCTATGGGACTGGCTGCAGACCATAAACTGGTTTATGTGAAGACGATGGATGGGGAGCTTTTAGGTATTTCGGTTGCTGGTGATCGTATGGATGTTGCCTGGAAGTCCAAACTTAAATTGCCCTACGAATTGACACCTTCTGCAATTACATCCAATGGCAAGTTGGTCTTTGTGCCGAGTCATTCGGGTTTGCTATCTGGGGTTGACGCAAAAACAGGCGCGGTGGCATGGCAATATAAAATATCCAATGGAATGGTTAATCCTGTTGCGCTAAATGGTCGAAACACGGTGATAGCGAGTACGATGGATGGCAAAATAGTTTCATTACAGTTTTAA
- a CDS encoding glycoside hydrolase family 9 protein yields MIKKCLNFLNLRQAFLLVFACFVCNFAKAQQNAWIRINQLGYTPAGKKVAVWGGKSIRQLRSFEIKNAQTGKTVYVHPVGKDYGAYGPFVQSFRFDFSSMQDTGRFFVQAGDVKSPTFRIARDVYKGAADFALRYMRQQRTLFNPFLNDSCHTHDGFALYAGKVGIPDSSRIDAGGGWHDASDYLQYATTSANATFHLLAAYRDFPKVFGDLKQANGLDGKNGRADVLDEAKWGLDWLLKMHPKANQMYNQIGDDRDHASMRMPKEDPYYGRGFERPVYFIDGEPQQRGKFMNNTTGTSSTAGKFSSAFRLGAMLFDKEDRKYATLLSKKSETAYAYANIKPGVTQTVSVKSPYIYAEDNWVDDMQLAAAMGFSMTKKEKFAREALRFARQEKITPWMVSDTAAHYQWYPFINLGHYELAKGLKGQDREEIVSYYKQGIEQVNRRAEKNAFFRGVPFIWCSNNLTVSFAIQCLWYKELTGDAHFDELAQANFDWLFGANPWGTSMVYGLPAGGDTPVDPHSAFTFLGKHPIDGGLVDGPIMASTYRNLIGIKLNNPDSYAEFQSDLAVYHDDYGDYSTNEPTMDGTASLIYLLASKEGKAMEEPTGKK; encoded by the coding sequence ATGATAAAAAAATGTCTAAACTTCTTAAATTTACGTCAAGCTTTTTTGCTTGTTTTTGCATGTTTTGTTTGTAACTTTGCGAAAGCACAGCAAAATGCTTGGATTAGAATAAACCAATTGGGCTATACACCGGCGGGCAAGAAGGTCGCGGTATGGGGTGGGAAATCAATCAGGCAGCTTCGTTCTTTTGAAATTAAAAACGCGCAAACGGGTAAAACAGTCTATGTGCATCCTGTCGGAAAAGATTATGGGGCTTATGGTCCTTTTGTTCAAAGCTTTCGTTTTGATTTCTCTTCTATGCAGGATACGGGACGTTTTTTTGTTCAGGCCGGAGATGTGAAGTCTCCAACATTCCGAATCGCTCGGGACGTTTATAAAGGAGCGGCAGATTTTGCACTGCGTTATATGCGGCAACAACGGACATTGTTCAACCCTTTTCTGAACGATAGCTGCCATACACACGATGGCTTTGCGCTGTATGCAGGAAAGGTTGGCATTCCCGATAGCTCCCGTATCGATGCGGGTGGCGGTTGGCATGATGCTTCTGATTATTTGCAATATGCGACAACGTCAGCAAATGCAACATTTCATCTGTTAGCGGCTTACCGCGATTTTCCAAAGGTGTTTGGTGATCTAAAGCAAGCAAATGGTCTTGATGGAAAAAATGGCCGGGCCGATGTGCTCGATGAGGCAAAATGGGGCTTGGATTGGCTGTTGAAAATGCATCCCAAGGCCAACCAAATGTACAATCAGATTGGTGATGACCGGGATCATGCCAGCATGCGGATGCCAAAGGAAGATCCTTACTATGGTCGTGGATTTGAGAGACCGGTGTATTTTATCGATGGCGAGCCACAGCAGCGTGGCAAGTTTATGAACAATACAACCGGGACAAGCTCTACTGCTGGTAAATTTAGTAGTGCTTTTCGACTGGGGGCGATGTTGTTTGACAAAGAGGATCGGAAATATGCAACGCTGCTTTCGAAGAAATCGGAAACAGCCTATGCTTATGCCAATATAAAACCAGGCGTGACACAGACAGTTTCTGTGAAATCGCCCTATATTTATGCCGAAGATAATTGGGTAGACGATATGCAGTTGGCCGCTGCAATGGGTTTTTCGATGACAAAAAAAGAAAAGTTTGCACGAGAAGCCTTACGCTTCGCCCGGCAAGAAAAGATTACACCTTGGATGGTTAGCGATACTGCTGCACATTATCAGTGGTATCCTTTTATCAATCTTGGGCATTATGAGTTGGCAAAAGGATTAAAAGGACAAGATCGCGAGGAGATTGTTTCCTATTATAAACAGGGGATTGAGCAAGTCAATCGGAGAGCTGAGAAAAACGCTTTTTTTCGGGGAGTTCCCTTTATTTGGTGTAGCAACAACTTAACGGTATCCTTTGCGATCCAATGTCTCTGGTATAAAGAATTGACGGGAGATGCACATTTTGATGAGCTAGCCCAAGCTAATTTTGACTGGTTATTCGGGGCGAACCCTTGGGGCACGAGTATGGTATATGGTCTTCCGGCTGGAGGCGATACACCTGTCGATCCGCATTCGGCATTTACCTTTCTTGGAAAGCATCCGATCGACGGCGGATTGGTTGATGGGCCCATTATGGCATCCACGTACCGCAATCTGATTGGTATCAAGTTGAATAATCCGGATAGCTATGCGGAGTTTCAAAGTGATCTGGCGGTCTATCATGACGACTACGGAGATTATAGTACGAATGAGCCGACAATGGATGGTACCGCTTCGTTGATTTATCTGTTGGCTTCAAAGGAGGGTAAGGCCATGGAGGAGCCTACCGGAAAAAAGTAA